From Desulfonauticus submarinus, the proteins below share one genomic window:
- a CDS encoding UvrD-helicase domain-containing protein, whose translation MDRFIADLHIHSPFSRATSKKLMPRNLAAWAEVKGINLLATGDFTHPKWLEILENELEPVRDGLFQLKDRSNLHKEIPGMEHPLKGNVYFLLSAEISSIYKKNGKVRKIHNLVYVPSFDKAKVLNKRLARIGNIESDGRPILGLDAKDLLEMVLELDSKAYFIPAHIWTPWFSLFGSKSGFDSIEECFGELSQYIFALETGLSSDPEMNWMWSKLDRFFLVSNSDAHSGENLAREANIFQGEISYEGVFYALQGQGLSHKFLGTLEFYPEEGKYHLDGHRKCGVVLTPQETILRNGICPVCGKKLTVGVLHRVLALADRDKPKQPKNRPGYTSLIPLKEIIGEFLQVGSKSKKVHSFYLDLITKFGSELDILLKIPEDELGRISKPLQIAISRMRRGEVLRKPGFDGEYGQISLFTSKELKELKQGRFLFVNVDLENKKYTRDISKFQLDTPEDFKVLSNSYTLEQKQAISHPGPVLTIAGPGTGKTFTLLGRVFRLLKEGISPRHILVVTFTRKAALELKERLHSVLGEGVGMPCADTLHALAYDYWQKVHKEKPLILDEEGAKKLFAVSNPHLKSREIKESWEHLLLAREQRKKLNTTELEEQAERYINLKKDLNVVDYLDLLEFWLHELEVGNFVRPYTHILVDEIQDLSPLQLELIAHLAPEEGIGFFAIGDPKQAIYSFRGGVSNIEQYLKTIWPKLKILFLSKSYRSGQKILDVASCLFKEQKLEAVQKRKSKLYLLKAPSGMYESFWVADKVKELLGGTSHLEADLNGGELSPGDIAILVRFKALIEPFKQALKSRGIPYSVPEEEAFFKDSRIEIILKEVSKVLGLSPENDKGTSIVPEHILTEGPKGIKNFLKDIPPFDPLFWESKPFLALERLYEQEEGWLGVLNYIKLETELDLVRGKSQQVRIMTLHASKGLEFEAVFLPCLEDGIVPFVGVSKLFETEEVEPNAEEEEKRLFYVGITRARKYLFLSFAKTRKIYGKKLTLPSSRFLSLLNKNLFIIKQPQRQIKRKEKQNKLF comes from the coding sequence ATGGATAGATTTATCGCAGATTTACATATACATTCACCATTTTCTAGAGCCACGAGTAAAAAACTTATGCCTCGTAATCTGGCTGCGTGGGCAGAAGTAAAAGGTATAAATTTACTTGCAACAGGTGATTTTACACATCCTAAATGGCTTGAGATTTTGGAAAATGAGCTTGAACCAGTAAGAGATGGTCTTTTTCAGCTAAAAGATAGAAGTAATCTTCATAAAGAAATCCCAGGCATGGAACATCCATTAAAAGGTAATGTATATTTTTTATTAAGTGCAGAGATTAGCTCTATTTATAAAAAAAATGGCAAGGTTAGAAAAATTCATAACCTTGTTTATGTTCCTTCTTTTGATAAAGCAAAAGTTTTAAATAAAAGATTAGCCCGTATAGGGAATATAGAGTCAGATGGAAGGCCTATATTGGGTTTAGATGCAAAAGATTTGCTGGAAATGGTTTTAGAGTTAGATTCTAAGGCATACTTTATTCCTGCTCATATTTGGACACCTTGGTTTTCTTTATTTGGTTCAAAGTCAGGTTTTGACTCGATTGAAGAATGTTTTGGAGAATTAAGTCAGTATATTTTTGCTTTAGAAACAGGTCTTTCTTCAGATCCTGAGATGAATTGGATGTGGAGCAAATTGGATAGATTTTTTTTGGTTTCAAACTCAGATGCGCATTCTGGAGAAAATCTCGCTAGAGAAGCTAATATTTTTCAAGGTGAGATAAGTTATGAAGGTGTTTTTTATGCCTTGCAAGGGCAGGGACTTAGTCATAAATTTTTAGGAACATTGGAATTTTACCCTGAAGAAGGTAAATATCATTTAGATGGTCATAGAAAGTGTGGGGTAGTTTTAACTCCGCAAGAAACAATCCTTAGAAATGGCATTTGTCCAGTATGTGGTAAAAAGTTAACAGTAGGAGTGCTTCATAGAGTACTTGCCTTAGCTGATAGAGATAAACCTAAGCAGCCCAAAAATCGTCCAGGATATACTTCGTTAATTCCTTTAAAGGAAATAATAGGAGAGTTTTTGCAAGTTGGCTCAAAAAGTAAAAAAGTTCATTCTTTTTATTTAGATTTAATCACTAAATTTGGTTCTGAGTTAGATATTTTATTAAAGATTCCTGAGGATGAGTTAGGACGTATATCTAAACCATTGCAAATAGCAATTTCTAGAATGCGTAGAGGAGAAGTGTTAAGAAAACCAGGGTTTGACGGAGAGTATGGTCAAATCTCACTTTTTACTTCAAAAGAGTTGAAAGAACTTAAACAGGGTAGATTTTTATTTGTGAACGTTGATTTAGAAAATAAAAAGTATACTAGAGATATTTCTAAGTTTCAATTAGATACTCCAGAAGATTTTAAGGTATTGTCTAATAGTTACACCCTAGAGCAGAAACAGGCTATTTCTCATCCTGGCCCAGTTTTAACAATAGCTGGTCCTGGGACAGGCAAAACATTTACTCTTCTTGGTAGAGTTTTTCGTTTATTAAAAGAAGGAATAAGTCCAAGACACATTTTGGTAGTAACTTTTACTCGGAAAGCTGCTTTAGAGTTAAAGGAAAGATTGCACTCTGTTTTGGGTGAAGGTGTAGGTATGCCATGTGCAGACACCTTGCATGCTTTAGCTTATGATTACTGGCAAAAAGTTCATAAAGAAAAGCCTTTGATTTTGGATGAGGAAGGGGCAAAAAAGCTTTTTGCTGTTTCCAATCCTCATTTAAAGTCAAGAGAAATAAAAGAGAGTTGGGAGCATTTGCTTTTAGCTCGCGAACAAAGAAAAAAATTAAATACAACGGAATTAGAAGAGCAAGCTGAACGTTATATTAATTTAAAAAAAGACCTAAATGTAGTTGATTATTTGGATTTGTTGGAGTTTTGGTTACATGAATTAGAGGTGGGAAATTTTGTAAGGCCATATACTCATATTTTAGTGGATGAAATTCAAGATTTATCACCGTTACAGTTAGAATTAATTGCTCATCTTGCTCCAGAAGAAGGTATTGGCTTTTTTGCCATTGGTGATCCTAAACAAGCGATTTATAGTTTTAGAGGTGGAGTGTCAAATATCGAGCAATATCTTAAAACCATTTGGCCTAAACTTAAGATTTTATTTTTATCTAAAAGTTATCGCTCTGGACAAAAGATTTTAGATGTAGCTAGCTGTCTTTTTAAAGAACAAAAGTTAGAAGCCGTGCAAAAAAGGAAAAGCAAGCTTTATTTACTTAAAGCTCCTTCAGGAATGTATGAATCTTTTTGGGTTGCAGATAAGGTAAAAGAACTGCTTGGAGGAACTTCTCATTTGGAGGCAGATTTAAATGGCGGGGAACTATCTCCTGGAGATATTGCTATTTTAGTTAGATTTAAGGCCCTAATAGAGCCTTTTAAGCAGGCTTTAAAAAGTAGGGGTATTCCTTATTCTGTTCCTGAAGAGGAAGCTTTTTTTAAAGACTCTAGGATAGAAATAATTTTAAAGGAAGTATCTAAAGTTTTAGGTCTTAGTCCTGAGAATGATAAGGGAACGTCAATTGTACCAGAACATATTTTAACTGAGGGACCAAAAGGGATAAAGAATTTTTTAAAAGATATTCCACCTTTTGATCCTCTTTTTTGGGAGAGTAAACCATTTTTGGCCTTGGAACGGCTTTATGAGCAGGAAGAAGGTTGGCTTGGGGTTTTAAATTATATTAAACTAGAAACAGAGTTGGATTTAGTGAGGGGGAAAAGCCAGCAAGTTAGAATAATGACTCTACATGCTAGTAAAGGGTTAGAATTTGAAGCAGTATTTTTACCTTGTTTAGAGGATGGTATTGTTCCTTTTGTTGGTGTGAGTAAGCTTTTTGAAACAGAAGAAGTAGAGCCTAATGCAGAAGAAGAGGAAAAAAGACTGTTTTATGTAGGTATAACAAGGGCTAGAAAATATTTGTTTTTAAGTTTTGCTAAAACTAGGAAAATATATGGTAAAAAATTGACCCTACCTTCTTCTAGGTTTTTAAGTCTTCTTAATAAGAACCTTTTTATCATCAAACAGCCTCAAAGACAAATAAAGCGTAAAGAGAAGCAAAATAAGTTGTTTTAA
- a CDS encoding two-component system sensor histidine kinase NtrB yields MATQQNVAHKDQEVLPEEFLRSLTIKVCIIRLVLLGIIFTLIASTWINIIPSVHYFITYKDLYILFFVAGFGINILYLLSWNKFQSVYKFIRIQLISDIFFTLYLIFLTGGLKSAFSFLIVVVIFLYGRIFGLKSSFIISTIVILFYSFILFLQLKYPYWWGVTRFVFTSLLFFYFLNFVAICLINILLYLTKSQERGLVFELLSQEIALSHAEALKKSIFDSVESLIFVLSESGEIISLNKKAVEFLDRKKASFVIGKKIEFFSSELADIFNKNLENKNIFKVVLKGRKFWAKVSYLPGENIYIFFLNDVTEQEELQEKIFQMEKMASLGELAAGIAHEIKNPLAGIKASLQLLQDEQDKVLKDRLFRIVLNDIDRLDKLVKDFLAFAKPKEEVKEEVKVGDVIQDVLFLLRMRLKDVDIIIGPGVEKLIFYWNKEQLKQVILNLLVNAIEASLDGGKKIFIKAEINKNEQKLIIEDTGHGLSDEEKRRAFEPFFTTKKKGTGLGLSIALRLCHLNESSLEFDHGVKKGCKVVLSSKRLKKDNKGLDKNG; encoded by the coding sequence ATGGCGACCCAACAGAATGTGGCTCATAAAGATCAAGAAGTTCTTCCCGAAGAGTTTTTACGATCTCTTACGATAAAAGTCTGTATTATACGACTTGTCTTATTAGGGATAATTTTTACCTTAATTGCTTCTACTTGGATAAATATTATTCCTTCTGTTCATTATTTTATCACATATAAAGATTTATATATTCTTTTTTTTGTTGCTGGATTTGGTATAAATATTTTATATCTTCTTTCTTGGAATAAGTTCCAATCAGTATATAAATTTATAAGAATTCAGTTAATATCTGATATATTTTTTACTTTATATTTAATTTTTTTAACAGGTGGATTAAAAAGTGCTTTTTCATTTTTAATTGTAGTGGTTATCTTTTTGTATGGTAGAATATTTGGTTTAAAATCTAGTTTTATCATAAGTACAATTGTTATACTATTTTATAGTTTTATTTTATTTTTGCAGTTAAAATATCCTTATTGGTGGGGAGTAACTAGATTTGTATTTACAAGTTTACTGTTTTTTTATTTTTTAAACTTTGTTGCAATTTGTTTAATTAATATTTTGCTTTATCTTACAAAATCTCAAGAAAGAGGCCTGGTATTTGAGTTACTTTCTCAAGAGATAGCTTTAAGTCATGCAGAGGCATTAAAAAAGAGCATTTTTGATTCTGTAGAATCTTTAATTTTTGTATTAAGTGAAAGTGGAGAAATCATTTCTTTAAATAAAAAAGCAGTAGAATTTTTGGATAGAAAAAAAGCTAGTTTTGTAATAGGTAAAAAAATAGAATTTTTTTCTTCAGAATTAGCAGATATTTTTAATAAAAATTTAGAAAATAAAAATATCTTTAAGGTAGTGCTAAAGGGAAGAAAGTTTTGGGCAAAAGTTTCGTATCTTCCTGGGGAAAATATTTATATTTTCTTTTTAAATGACGTTACAGAGCAAGAAGAATTACAGGAAAAAATTTTTCAAATGGAGAAAATGGCCAGTTTAGGTGAGTTGGCCGCAGGTATTGCCCATGAGATAAAAAATCCCTTGGCAGGGATTAAAGCTAGTTTGCAATTATTACAAGATGAACAAGACAAGGTATTAAAAGATAGACTTTTTAGAATAGTCTTAAATGATATAGATAGGTTAGATAAATTAGTAAAAGATTTCTTGGCCTTTGCAAAGCCTAAAGAGGAGGTTAAAGAAGAGGTAAAGGTTGGAGATGTTATTCAAGACGTATTATTTTTATTGAGGATGAGATTGAAAGATGTAGATATTATTATAGGACCTGGAGTGGAGAAACTTATTTTTTATTGGAACAAAGAACAGTTAAAACAAGTTATTTTAAATTTACTTGTCAATGCCATAGAAGCCTCTTTAGATGGAGGGAAAAAGATTTTTATTAAAGCAGAAATAAATAAAAATGAACAAAAGTTAATTATTGAGGATACAGGTCATGGTCTTAGCGATGAAGAGAAGAGAAGAGCATTTGAGCCATTTTTTACTACTAAAAAGAAAGGTACAGGATTAGGTCTTTCTATTGCTCTTCGTTTATGTCATTTGAATGAGAGTAGTTTAGAATTTGATCATGGGGTTAAAAAAGGGTGTAAGGTTGTGTTAAGTTCAAAGAGACTTAAAAAAGACAATAAAGGATTGGATAAAAATGGATAG
- a CDS encoding MogA/MoaB family molybdenum cofactor biosynthesis protein has protein sequence MQLYYQDVKPLIYTQKQVFVPLKNFLLNRDHILEPDTIRVGAVFNSSYVCLDKVCLNGEFYLVFSKFEPHSEFIVNRQGFTLAIITLSDKGYSNLRKDKSGPQIESMVEPILPLSWVKNYILPDNFSSLKYLLIHLAQFLGVDIIITTGGTGVYPRDITPEATLEVIEKRLPGFEQAMLFTSLQKTPHAVLSRAICGICKKTLILNLPGSPKAVRENLESILPALKHCLEKIHGDPTECGS, from the coding sequence ATGCAACTTTATTATCAAGATGTAAAACCTTTAATTTATACTCAAAAGCAAGTTTTTGTACCATTAAAGAATTTTCTTCTTAATAGGGATCATATTCTAGAACCTGATACGATAAGGGTGGGTGCTGTTTTTAATTCTTCTTATGTATGTTTGGATAAAGTTTGTTTAAATGGAGAGTTTTATCTTGTATTTTCTAAATTTGAGCCACATTCTGAATTTATAGTAAATCGCCAAGGCTTTACTTTAGCAATTATTACTTTAAGTGATAAAGGATATTCCAATTTACGAAAGGATAAAAGTGGGCCTCAAATAGAAAGTATGGTTGAGCCCATTTTGCCTCTAAGTTGGGTTAAAAATTATATTTTGCCCGATAATTTTTCTTCTTTAAAGTATTTATTAATTCATTTAGCCCAGTTTTTAGGAGTTGATATAATTATAACCACAGGAGGAACAGGCGTTTATCCCAGAGACATTACTCCAGAAGCTACTTTAGAAGTTATTGAAAAGCGTTTGCCAGGCTTTGAACAAGCAATGCTTTTTACTTCTCTACAAAAAACACCTCATGCAGTGCTTTCTAGAGCTATATGTGGTATTTGTAAAAAAACTTTGATACTTAATCTTCCAGGTAGTCCTAAGGCCGTTAGAGAAAATTTAGAATCAATTTTACCAGCATTAAAACATTGTTTAGAAAAGATTCATGGCGACCCAACAGAATGTGGCTCATAA
- a CDS encoding DUF1614 domain-containing protein, with amino-acid sequence MFPGPFFYFPFFFIVIFIFFLIVFFLFGLIKIGAIVIAFSKLGLSGWQVFWLLILTLIGSGINLPLLKRELKVYSLELDVDPFFRPFFRHVRPYPYDFMTKHEQVIALNIGGGLIPLLLSIYFIFQIGVTINLGICFLIVAFVCYKLARPIAGVGIGIPFLIPPLVTVLVTWLFAPKDIAPQVAYISGTLGTLIGADVLHLLDPREQDKLVSPVLSIGGAGTFDGIFLCGILAVLFA; translated from the coding sequence ATGTTTCCTGGACCGTTTTTTTATTTTCCTTTTTTCTTTATTGTTATATTTATCTTTTTTCTTATAGTTTTTTTTCTTTTTGGGCTTATTAAAATTGGCGCTATAGTTATTGCCTTTTCAAAGCTAGGGCTTAGTGGATGGCAGGTCTTTTGGCTGTTAATTTTAACTTTAATTGGAAGTGGTATAAATTTACCCTTACTTAAAAGAGAGTTGAAGGTTTATTCTTTGGAATTAGATGTTGATCCTTTTTTTCGTCCTTTTTTTAGGCATGTGCGTCCTTATCCTTATGATTTTATGACAAAACATGAGCAAGTAATTGCCTTAAATATAGGAGGTGGTTTAATACCTCTTCTTCTTTCTATTTACTTTATATTTCAAATAGGAGTTACAATAAATTTAGGGATTTGTTTTTTAATAGTTGCTTTTGTATGTTATAAACTTGCTAGGCCTATTGCTGGAGTGGGTATTGGCATACCTTTTTTGATTCCTCCACTTGTTACAGTGTTAGTCACATGGTTGTTTGCTCCTAAGGATATAGCTCCTCAGGTAGCCTATATTTCAGGTACATTGGGTACTTTGATAGGTGCTGATGTATTGCACTTATTAGATCCAAGAGAACAAGATAAATTAGTAAGTCCTGTATTATCTATTGGAGGAGCTGGCACTTTTGATGGCATTTTTCTGTGTGGAATTTTAGCAGTGCTTTTTGCTTAA
- a CDS encoding ABC transporter ATP-binding protein has translation MLKIENLHVSYGNVEALHGIELEVNEGEIVTILGANGAGKSTTLLTISGLLKPTKGSIFFGDIEISKLDAHEIVKLGIAQVPEGRRVFSTLTVQENLNLGAFTVEDEKTIKKNLEWIFSLFPRLEERKEQLAGTLSGGEQQMLAIARGLMANPKILLLDEPSLGLAPILVKSIFATIKEINQSGVTVLLVEQNAKAALKLAHRGYVMEVGNIVLADNSENLLTNPAVRKAYLGG, from the coding sequence ATGTTAAAAATAGAAAATTTGCATGTAAGCTATGGTAATGTAGAAGCCTTGCATGGCATTGAATTGGAAGTCAATGAAGGAGAAATTGTAACGATTTTAGGAGCCAATGGCGCAGGTAAATCCACTACTTTGTTAACTATAAGTGGGCTGCTAAAACCAACAAAAGGAAGTATTTTTTTTGGAGATATAGAAATAAGTAAATTAGATGCTCATGAAATAGTAAAATTAGGTATAGCTCAAGTTCCGGAAGGTAGGAGGGTATTTTCTACTCTTACTGTACAAGAAAATTTAAATTTAGGAGCGTTTACTGTTGAGGATGAGAAAACTATAAAAAAGAATTTAGAGTGGATATTTAGTTTATTCCCTAGGTTGGAAGAAAGAAAGGAACAATTGGCTGGTACCCTAAGTGGTGGAGAACAGCAGATGTTAGCTATAGCAAGGGGACTTATGGCTAATCCTAAAATTCTTCTTTTAGATGAACCAAGTTTAGGTTTAGCCCCTATATTAGTGAAATCTATTTTTGCTACTATTAAAGAGATAAATCAAAGTGGAGTGACTGTGTTGTTAGTAGAACAAAATGCAAAAGCAGCCTTAAAACTTGCCCATAGAGGCTATGTTATGGAGGTTGGCAATATTGTATTAGCTGATAATTCTGAAAATCTTTTGACTAATCCTGCAGTTAGAAAGGCTTATCTAGGAGGATAA
- a CDS encoding ABC transporter ATP-binding protein has protein sequence MNLLSIRNLTKSFGGLMAVNDVSFDVPAGSIVGLIGPNGAGKTTVFNLITGNYQPDRGEVLFEDRNLVGLPTHKIVEFGIARTFQTIRLFQNLSVLENVLAGCHCRMRAGMIACMFWPKWQRQEEKKALEKALEELKFVSLEKEAENKAKNLSYGNQRLLEIARALATDPKLLILDEPAGGMNEQETQALVNLIDEIKKRGITVLLIEHDMSLVMRICEKIVVLEHGAKIAEGGPEEIKSNPQVIEAYLGSDED, from the coding sequence ATGAATTTACTTAGTATTCGCAATCTTACCAAGTCTTTTGGTGGCCTTATGGCTGTAAATGATGTGAGTTTTGATGTGCCTGCTGGTTCTATTGTAGGATTAATTGGCCCGAATGGAGCTGGTAAGACCACGGTGTTTAATCTAATTACAGGCAATTATCAGCCAGATAGAGGAGAGGTCTTGTTTGAAGACAGAAATTTAGTAGGTTTGCCAACTCATAAGATAGTAGAATTTGGTATTGCTAGGACTTTTCAGACTATTAGACTTTTTCAAAATTTATCTGTTTTAGAAAATGTATTAGCAGGATGTCATTGTAGAATGAGAGCAGGAATGATTGCCTGTATGTTTTGGCCTAAGTGGCAACGTCAGGAAGAAAAAAAAGCTCTTGAAAAGGCCTTAGAAGAATTAAAATTTGTTTCCTTAGAAAAGGAAGCAGAAAATAAAGCCAAAAATCTTTCTTATGGAAATCAGAGATTATTAGAAATTGCAAGGGCTTTAGCTACTGACCCAAAACTATTGATTTTAGATGAACCAGCTGGAGGAATGAATGAACAGGAAACCCAAGCTTTAGTTAACTTAATAGATGAGATAAAAAAGAGAGGCATAACTGTTCTTCTAATAGAACATGACATGAGTTTGGTTATGCGTATTTGTGAGAAAATAGTTGTTTTAGAACATGGGGCTAAAATAGCAGAAGGAGGACCTGAGGAAATTAAGTCTAATCCTCAGGTTATAGAAGCTTATTTAGGATCTGACGAGGATTAG
- a CDS encoding branched-chain amino acid ABC transporter permease, with protein MKKEKIIDFLVVIILASAPLFLNTYWVDVLNNIGIYAILALSLNFILGHTGLFHMGHAAFYAIGAYTTAILNTMYHVPIIWLMPVSGLLAGIFGYLVARPIIHLRGDYLLIVTIGIVEIVRIALINNIFGLTGGSNGIFGISRPKLLGIIIRRPQEFFYYIWIFLGISVYLFHRLENSRFGRALNYIKEDDLAAEGSGVDSSGYKLKAFIIGAIWAGFVGNIYASKMTIISPESFSFWESVILFVIVILGGSGSMRGIILGSFLIIGLPELFRQFASARMLIFGAAMVVMMIFRPQGIIPPKPRKYALDALNWEKG; from the coding sequence ATGAAAAAAGAAAAAATTATAGATTTTTTAGTTGTTATTATCCTTGCGTCAGCGCCTCTATTTTTAAATACCTATTGGGTTGATGTGTTAAATAATATTGGTATTTATGCTATTTTAGCGTTGAGTTTGAATTTTATTTTAGGTCATACTGGTCTATTTCATATGGGACATGCCGCATTTTATGCTATAGGTGCGTATACTACTGCTATTTTAAACACAATGTATCATGTTCCGATTATTTGGTTAATGCCTGTGAGTGGGCTTCTTGCAGGTATTTTTGGGTATCTAGTAGCTAGGCCTATAATCCATTTAAGAGGTGATTATCTTTTAATTGTAACCATTGGGATTGTAGAAATAGTAAGGATAGCGCTTATTAATAATATTTTTGGCCTAACAGGGGGATCTAATGGGATTTTTGGTATTTCTAGGCCCAAACTTCTTGGAATAATAATTCGTAGACCCCAAGAGTTTTTTTATTATATTTGGATTTTTTTGGGTATAAGTGTTTATTTATTTCATCGTTTGGAGAATTCTAGGTTTGGACGTGCTTTAAATTATATTAAAGAAGATGATTTAGCTGCAGAAGGTAGTGGGGTTGATTCTTCAGGTTATAAGTTAAAGGCATTTATTATTGGAGCTATTTGGGCTGGATTTGTAGGAAATATATATGCTTCTAAAATGACCATTATTTCTCCAGAGTCTTTTTCTTTTTGGGAATCTGTTATTCTTTTTGTAATTGTTATCTTAGGTGGTAGTGGTAGCATGAGAGGAATTATTTTGGGCAGTTTTCTAATTATTGGGTTGCCAGAATTGTTTCGACAATTTGCTAGTGCTAGGATGTTGATTTTTGGAGCTGCAATGGTAGTGATGATGATATTTAGACCTCAGGGAATTATTCCACCTAAGCCAAGAAAGTATGCGTTAGATGCTTTAAATTGGGAAAAGGGCTAG
- a CDS encoding branched-chain amino acid ABC transporter permease: MELFIQQLTNGLAIGGIYALIALGYTMVYGVMKLINFAHGDLFSIGAYLGLTLLLSFGLVDKVGATAAILILMFMVMGLVGLIGIILERVAYRPLRKADRLAAVVSALGASIFFANSLMLIYGAKFRVYPHNLLPKTAVEILGMKIPLIRILLLAASFILMAGLYLFVQKTKTGTAIRAAAIDQGAAKLMGINVNRIISIVFFIGPALGGAAGIMVGIYYGQINFLMGWLYGLKAFIAAVIGGIGNIPGAMLGGLILGVVESLGAAYISFAWKDAIAFFVLIIILIVRPTGILGERVAEKV, from the coding sequence ATGGAATTATTTATTCAGCAGCTTACTAATGGTTTAGCAATAGGTGGAATTTATGCCCTTATTGCCTTGGGATATACTATGGTTTATGGTGTTATGAAGTTAATTAATTTTGCCCATGGTGATTTATTTTCTATTGGGGCATATTTAGGACTTACTTTACTTCTTTCTTTTGGTTTAGTTGACAAGGTTGGAGCAACTGCTGCTATTTTAATCTTAATGTTTATGGTGATGGGTTTAGTGGGGTTAATAGGGATTATTTTAGAGAGAGTTGCTTATAGACCCCTTAGAAAAGCAGATAGGTTAGCAGCTGTAGTTTCAGCTCTTGGAGCTTCTATTTTTTTTGCTAATAGTTTGATGCTTATTTATGGAGCAAAGTTTAGAGTTTATCCTCATAATTTACTGCCCAAAACAGCGGTAGAAATTTTAGGTATGAAAATACCTCTTATTAGAATTTTACTTTTAGCTGCATCTTTTATTTTAATGGCTGGGTTATATTTATTTGTTCAAAAAACAAAGACAGGGACTGCAATTAGGGCTGCTGCGATTGACCAAGGTGCAGCAAAGTTGATGGGTATAAATGTTAATAGAATTATTTCTATAGTTTTTTTTATAGGGCCAGCCTTAGGTGGAGCAGCAGGTATTATGGTCGGTATTTATTATGGCCAAATTAATTTTTTAATGGGATGGCTTTATGGTTTAAAGGCTTTTATTGCTGCTGTAATTGGTGGTATTGGCAATATTCCAGGAGCAATGTTAGGAGGTCTTATTTTAGGAGTTGTAGAGTCTTTAGGCGCAGCCTATATTTCTTTTGCCTGGAAAGATGCAATAGCCTTTTTTGTGCTTATAATTATTCTTATTGTTAGACCTACAGGAATATTAGGTGAAAGAGTGGCAGAAAAGGTATAA